The proteins below come from a single Hyphomicrobium denitrificans ATCC 51888 genomic window:
- a CDS encoding peptidoglycan-binding domain-containing protein, which yields MADQKADVRHIQEMLRAAGYDVNVDGNDGPQTQNALRQYKASQNAVDAKKADAAAAEANAKAEEAKANAERTRAETEKTRLDADTKKRADDAAAETSKRIFDTSITATSYAAGVAVGTKTAKTIDAKVAEGLANKNKELKKVAKELTPLIGKVDAAAGAKKSANLVQRTLTKIDALVTTADKIGLTKVARGPAGPVAAVGMLAIGAVSRTAASQTDNETIKTVLNASGTAEMVAGAVVGVKDLANRAAPTKTVDAKALGLVEQGRAMVREAGIAAEVATKAPSLASRVLSVAGKVGGKIALPVAAVVATVESVKGYKEDGIRGAVREGVNALDPSSLVMPEGKGLVERLFDRFAGSAKRDAASVSSDRKAAGRQAAAREHTLELTPLAQTPPAVTPNKQAPHQAAESVAHINHGWTDAARAASQRVRGVNVTIQGK from the coding sequence ATGGCCGACCAGAAAGCCGACGTCCGGCATATTCAGGAAATGCTGCGCGCCGCTGGCTATGACGTCAATGTCGACGGCAACGATGGGCCTCAGACGCAGAACGCGCTGCGCCAATACAAGGCCTCGCAGAATGCGGTTGATGCAAAAAAGGCAGATGCAGCAGCGGCCGAGGCGAACGCGAAAGCCGAGGAAGCGAAGGCGAACGCGGAAAGGACTCGCGCAGAGACGGAAAAGACGCGCCTTGACGCTGACACGAAGAAACGTGCCGATGATGCGGCAGCGGAAACGAGTAAGCGGATTTTCGATACATCGATAACGGCAACGTCATATGCCGCTGGCGTCGCCGTTGGCACAAAAACCGCCAAGACGATCGACGCGAAAGTTGCGGAGGGCTTGGCGAATAAAAACAAAGAGCTCAAAAAGGTCGCCAAGGAACTGACGCCGCTTATCGGCAAGGTCGACGCCGCAGCCGGCGCCAAAAAATCCGCGAACCTGGTGCAGCGGACGCTAACGAAAATCGACGCGCTCGTAACGACAGCCGATAAAATCGGCTTGACGAAAGTCGCTCGAGGACCTGCAGGGCCGGTTGCGGCCGTCGGTATGCTCGCAATTGGCGCTGTCAGCCGCACAGCTGCCTCGCAAACGGACAACGAGACGATTAAGACCGTGCTCAATGCGTCTGGCACTGCCGAAATGGTGGCCGGTGCAGTTGTCGGCGTTAAGGACCTTGCGAACCGTGCAGCACCGACAAAAACGGTCGACGCTAAAGCTCTGGGGCTCGTCGAGCAGGGCCGCGCCATGGTGCGCGAGGCTGGCATTGCCGCCGAGGTCGCAACGAAAGCGCCGTCGCTAGCATCCCGAGTGCTGAGCGTCGCCGGCAAGGTCGGTGGTAAGATTGCTTTGCCGGTCGCAGCAGTCGTTGCCACCGTTGAGTCCGTCAAAGGCTACAAAGAGGACGGGATTCGCGGCGCAGTTCGAGAGGGCGTTAACGCGCTCGATCCGAGTTCCCTCGTGATGCCGGAAGGCAAGGGCCTGGTCGAACGCCTGTTCGATCGCTTTGCGGGATCGGCCAAGCGTGACGCTGCGAGCGTCTCGTCTGATCGCAAAGCAGCTGGCCGCCAGGCTGCGGCGCGTGAGCATACGCTCGAATTGACGCCGTTGGCACAGACGCCGCCAGCCGTGACGCCTAACAAGCAGGCGCCGCACCAAGCGGCCGAGAGCGTTGCTCATATCAACCACGGTTGGACGGACGCGGCTCGAGCAGCCTCGCAACGAGTCCGCGGCGTCAACGTCACAATTCAGGGCAAGTAA